In Treponema primitia ZAS-2, a genomic segment contains:
- a CDS encoding GGDEF domain-containing protein, protein MDIQVKKRKIKNEYIVIVVMVFLFVFVSFLSLSSIKKLHGNARVINYVGIVRGATQKLVKEELLGHPNDALIARLDSIVTELYTDEQTDQHDLIVLPDRDFLNHMRQVQEYWSRLKNQIQDIRQKEDTMPLYDLSQDYFSLVNDTVFSAERYSEKVLRRSLISLIAAIGCFFLLIIISMACFLRSLRIQRKLAALNAIAYIDPLTGIENRASCERLINKLKTYPPEKDIVVIMFDMNNLKLTNDFFGHKGGDKIIKDFAQFLKSEVRESDFVGRYGGDEFLAIFQNANDAAAESYLSRLNSRIVARNSICVNELEKISYAAGHVLGSLGKTTMEDLINQADKNMYARKLQMKRKD, encoded by the coding sequence ATGGACATTCAGGTAAAAAAAAGAAAAATTAAAAATGAATACATAGTAATTGTCGTAATGGTATTTCTTTTTGTCTTTGTCAGCTTTCTTTCACTGTCTTCTATTAAAAAACTACACGGTAACGCCCGGGTAATAAACTATGTGGGCATAGTCCGGGGGGCAACCCAGAAACTAGTTAAGGAAGAACTTTTGGGTCACCCCAACGACGCTCTGATCGCCCGGCTTGATTCCATAGTAACGGAACTGTACACCGACGAACAAACCGACCAGCACGATCTTATCGTCCTGCCGGATAGGGATTTCCTGAACCATATGCGGCAGGTACAGGAATACTGGAGCCGTCTGAAAAATCAAATCCAGGATATACGCCAGAAAGAGGACACTATGCCCCTCTACGATTTAAGCCAGGATTATTTTAGCCTGGTAAATGACACGGTATTTTCCGCAGAACGGTATTCAGAAAAGGTGTTGCGCCGGAGCCTCATCTCCCTTATAGCTGCCATAGGGTGCTTCTTCCTCCTAATTATTATCAGCATGGCCTGCTTTCTGCGTTCCCTCAGGATACAGAGAAAACTGGCGGCCTTGAACGCCATCGCCTACATTGATCCCCTCACGGGGATTGAAAACCGGGCGAGTTGTGAAAGGCTTATTAACAAACTGAAAACATATCCGCCGGAAAAGGATATCGTGGTGATCATGTTTGATATGAACAACCTCAAGCTGACCAACGATTTCTTTGGCCACAAGGGGGGAGACAAGATCATCAAAGACTTTGCCCAGTTTCTGAAAAGCGAAGTTCGGGAATCTGACTTTGTGGGACGCTACGGCGGGGATGAATTTTTGGCGATTTTTCAGAACGCCAATGACGCGGCGGCGGAATCCTATCTGTCCAGGCTTAACAGCCGGATAGTCGCCCGGAACAGCATCTGCGTCAACGAGCTGGAAAAGATCAGTTACGCCGCAGGGCATGTGCTGGGAAGCCTCGGAAAAACCACCATGGAGGATCTGATCAACCAGGCAGATAAGAACATGTACGCCCGGAAACTGCAAATGAAGAGAAAAGACTAA
- a CDS encoding hybrid sensor histidine kinase/response regulator — protein sequence MYYYLLASAFACIVILSAFLVRFKWVSHKRMKQVSRFSTRASQGYLDERIEALGDSDFRKIAESLNVLMENMANMSRAKGDFLSRMSHEIRTPMNAIIGMTLIAKSCFQDEQLPDDAAGDRVLDCLQKIEDNSNHLLGIVNDILDFSKIEAGKLTLDESLISLTQNMDFILSMFKSRMTDKEISFNAELQNIKNEGIITDALRLNQVLINLLSNALKFTPQGGRIDLVVEELLHMGNEGVYRFTVSDSGIGIESEQAKKLFTPFVQANAGINTNFGGTGLGLVISKNIVEMMGGEIELQSEGGKGSVFSFTIRVKSQESGKQPKNEDDSADNPDFRGKRFLIVDDIDINREICIELMGVTGAEMETAENGQEAVDMFMKSPEGYYDLILMDMQMPVLDGCEATIKIRQSKRSDALTISIIAMTANVMKEDIQKVHDAGMNGHIGKPVDIDKAFHTMQKIMGDSNGHSGKKKKN from the coding sequence ATGTACTATTATTTACTGGCTTCAGCCTTTGCTTGCATAGTGATACTCTCGGCCTTCCTTGTACGATTTAAGTGGGTGTCCCATAAGCGGATGAAACAGGTCAGCAGATTTTCTACCCGGGCGTCTCAGGGTTACCTGGACGAACGGATCGAAGCTTTAGGTGATTCTGATTTCCGAAAAATCGCCGAAAGCCTCAATGTGTTGATGGAAAACATGGCCAACATGAGCCGGGCCAAGGGTGATTTCCTTTCTCGGATGAGTCACGAGATCCGCACCCCCATGAACGCCATCATCGGCATGACCCTGATTGCCAAAAGCTGCTTCCAGGATGAACAGCTTCCCGACGACGCTGCAGGAGACCGGGTACTGGACTGTCTCCAGAAAATAGAAGACAACTCGAACCACCTGCTGGGGATCGTCAATGACATATTGGATTTTTCAAAAATTGAAGCAGGAAAACTCACCCTGGATGAAAGTCTCATCTCTCTTACCCAGAACATGGACTTCATCCTTTCCATGTTCAAATCCCGAATGACCGATAAAGAAATCAGCTTCAATGCGGAACTGCAGAATATTAAAAATGAAGGCATCATCACCGATGCACTGCGACTTAACCAGGTACTGATAAACCTCCTGAGCAATGCCCTTAAATTTACCCCCCAGGGGGGACGGATCGATCTTGTCGTCGAAGAATTGCTCCATATGGGCAATGAAGGGGTCTACCGTTTTACCGTAAGCGATTCGGGGATCGGCATTGAGAGCGAACAAGCCAAAAAACTCTTTACCCCCTTTGTCCAGGCCAATGCCGGGATTAACACCAATTTCGGCGGAACCGGCCTGGGGCTGGTAATCTCAAAGAATATCGTAGAAATGATGGGCGGAGAAATTGAACTTCAAAGTGAGGGCGGCAAGGGCAGCGTCTTTAGTTTTACTATCCGGGTTAAATCCCAGGAATCGGGAAAACAGCCAAAGAATGAAGATGATTCGGCGGATAACCCTGATTTTAGAGGCAAACGTTTCCTCATCGTGGACGATATCGATATCAACCGAGAAATCTGTATAGAACTCATGGGCGTTACCGGGGCGGAAATGGAAACCGCAGAAAACGGTCAGGAGGCAGTGGACATGTTCATGAAATCTCCGGAAGGATATTACGATTTAATATTGATGGATATGCAGATGCCCGTGCTTGATGGCTGTGAAGCCACCATCAAGATACGCCAAAGCAAGCGTAGTGACGCGCTGACAATCAGCATAATTGCCATGACAGCGAATGTTATGAAAGAAGATATACAAAAAGTCCATGACGCCGGAATGAATGGACATATCGGAAAACCCGTGGACATCGACAAAGCCTTTCATACCATGCAGAAAATAATGGGGGATTCAAATGGACATTCAGGTAAAAAAAAGAAAAATTAA
- a CDS encoding NUDIX hydrolase — translation MFRYCPDCSSQNIQFKEGKKSFCPDCGFTFYHNTAAAAGCVISTGTEIALLIRAKDPAKGKLDLPGGFINPGEGAIEGLRRECLEEISWDPGPDLVLFASFPNIYPYKNITYNTCDLFFTITAPGLKPGDFKLEEHEIGGVLFVNPFEIKQEDLAFDSTRRAINAFLNFRK, via the coding sequence ATGTTCAGATATTGTCCTGACTGCAGTTCACAGAATATACAATTCAAAGAAGGCAAAAAATCTTTTTGCCCGGACTGCGGGTTTACCTTCTACCATAACACCGCCGCCGCCGCAGGCTGTGTCATCAGCACCGGGACGGAAATCGCCCTTTTGATCCGGGCCAAGGACCCCGCCAAAGGAAAACTGGACCTCCCCGGGGGCTTCATAAACCCCGGGGAAGGGGCCATCGAAGGGCTGCGCCGGGAGTGCCTGGAGGAAATCAGCTGGGACCCGGGACCGGACTTAGTCCTCTTCGCCTCCTTCCCCAATATCTACCCCTATAAAAACATTACCTATAATACCTGCGACCTCTTCTTTACCATCACCGCGCCGGGACTCAAGCCCGGGGATTTTAAACTGGAGGAGCATGAAATTGGGGGTGTACTTTTTGTAAACCCATTCGAAATAAAACAGGAGGATTTAGCCTTTGATTCAACAAGGCGGGCAATAAACGCCTTTTTGAATTTCAGAAAATAG
- a CDS encoding acyl-CoA thioesterase, with amino-acid sequence MICECFLTVRTYECDSNGHVNNANYLNYLEYARYELLKSVGFDYPSMVKAGYGVYVARVEIDYKKSAWAEDELLIRSWPIKKGAVSGVIAQCILRGEEIIAEAKVTWAFVDSKGVPTRIPPQWDMPGLRPEKPQP; translated from the coding sequence ATGATTTGTGAATGTTTTTTAACCGTTCGTACCTACGAATGTGATAGTAATGGGCATGTAAACAACGCTAACTACCTGAACTACCTGGAATACGCCAGGTATGAGCTGCTCAAGTCCGTAGGCTTTGATTACCCTTCTATGGTAAAGGCGGGCTACGGTGTCTATGTTGCCCGGGTTGAGATCGATTACAAAAAATCCGCCTGGGCGGAGGATGAACTTCTCATCCGCTCTTGGCCCATCAAGAAAGGCGCGGTAAGCGGCGTCATCGCCCAGTGCATACTCCGGGGGGAGGAGATCATCGCCGAAGCAAAGGTCACCTGGGCCTTTGTGGACTCCAAGGGCGTTCCTACCCGGATTCCGCCTCAGTGGGATATGCCCGGACTCAGGCCGGAAAAACCCCAACCTTAG
- a CDS encoding transglutaminase domain-containing protein: protein MPGKSGSNIAPKAAALVLRSLALFAILWQFRLLAADLADTPVYAAALGCAFAAAFILGGKKVRALPALAILILIPWITRIAIALPRFFTPSQGIGVGAIQLDSLLLNLDRNNFVSLFPFYWAAITSYFAARSRRFLRGEILCADLLILILYSIIRSSDLEAYRWPVLMIALFAGILFLQMLAFILSLPPEYKLRKREGILGGAVLFILVCLGGILLIRPSQEGAVGKGGGLLEPNLFHFDFSQVLRLESEISMNDDLAFIVRKDPEDDHIFLRRFVLSGYNPKQGFYRHETIDEAAQPQRLPDRRILLDTEPIINFRETNQEYFLVNFDSSALIAMKEPVEILPFDSWDASSFSSAYGVRSYASDVFPFEMADSVAGTFSAQGKFIPADGKTLPELLGLSPEEYAWYTEYGENGPIAAHARELTEGLDSYWEKVELIYETLKYGDYRYSLKPGIAPDGDQLGYFLFDAKRGYCSYYAFAMTLMLRSLGIPARVAAGFYLDPETNTFNYYPVRSDMAHAWVEVRFPGYGWIEYDPTSVTLAEDEEFRFSSGVPQDLFERLMREILENRSRLSPKEGADDSASSSALGALGRNVRHFLGRYWIPLGILLVCLVFLSIRSGLLWLSFLTGQKFPRKKTGLLWAHTLRRLRLAGYKRDPRTGEAEWAQGLEQAIPGVYGLYQGVAAARYAPDYRPEQWLPFADLYRAFSAEYARRIPRSRRILAWLCPPLALIKRKKGDSHLFGLLVILLIALSGDGVQAQFIDGEGSPASVLYGKAMDAEQAEFWERAIELYSQGMELYPNDFRFPWSLGRLYDSRSLYGLAWDVYRKAEAIDPKDRELLYQMAQTTGYLNETVAAVEYLERLLALYPDQQEAIGNLAWNYYKLHRLNEGERLLIDAQERLGHSPDFAMTLGTIYSEMFYYEDAKKWYLEAIAGGERAGDMRFASVAHYNLSLLEARFYHFTEALDRTNASLAAQNRSSGWLSRGELYLHRLDFPRTFADYQEAYESDNSPLSKINMAQAFQIAGRLEEARLYAEDCLGSRDLSWMINYGIDPVRYKRDIHQILWYTYEGLGKTETLTPWTGIRNRFNHLARAGYYRFQSAVHRHLFRKYSLLAADAYRADPQAPGELRQDALIQYYNAFEAYPRRAQAYLVLARDAEVAQIPQAAYSYDEELGALLKNRDLLRQSIDNFDPIWERDMIADTYADLAKLSTGLSRRTELRDTTERLYALNRGAIRQNGLKLPVELTLDASPDSAADTRRLDRALRKILPKAGLEPVKPSDEAIPPRFILKLTTTEAAEIHCELYDGGRGTKVWQRSIPLPSLSRKDLAEFARTLAGTAFSVR from the coding sequence ATGCCCGGCAAATCCGGCTCTAACATCGCCCCCAAGGCGGCGGCCCTGGTCCTCCGGTCCCTGGCCCTCTTTGCCATACTCTGGCAATTCCGGCTGCTGGCGGCGGATTTGGCGGATACCCCGGTCTATGCGGCGGCCTTGGGCTGTGCCTTTGCGGCAGCCTTTATCCTGGGGGGGAAAAAGGTCCGGGCCCTTCCCGCTTTGGCGATACTTATTCTCATACCCTGGATTACCCGGATTGCCATCGCCCTGCCCCGGTTTTTCACCCCCAGTCAGGGGATAGGCGTCGGCGCCATACAACTGGATTCCCTGCTCCTCAACCTGGATCGGAACAACTTTGTATCATTGTTCCCCTTTTATTGGGCAGCAATCACCAGTTATTTTGCCGCACGGTCCCGGCGCTTCCTCCGGGGGGAAATCCTGTGCGCGGATCTGCTCATCCTGATACTGTACTCGATCATACGGAGTTCGGACCTGGAAGCTTACCGCTGGCCGGTTCTGATGATTGCCCTTTTTGCAGGCATACTCTTTTTACAGATGCTTGCCTTCATATTATCCCTGCCCCCGGAATACAAGCTGCGGAAGCGGGAGGGTATCCTGGGAGGCGCGGTGCTGTTCATCCTGGTCTGCCTGGGGGGCATACTCCTGATCCGGCCTTCCCAAGAGGGTGCGGTGGGCAAGGGGGGCGGGCTCCTGGAACCGAACCTGTTCCACTTTGATTTTTCCCAGGTCCTCAGATTAGAAAGTGAAATCAGCATGAACGATGATCTGGCCTTTATCGTCCGCAAGGACCCTGAGGATGATCATATCTTCCTCAGGCGTTTTGTGCTTTCCGGGTACAATCCCAAGCAGGGATTCTACCGTCACGAAACTATCGATGAGGCGGCCCAGCCCCAGCGGCTGCCGGACCGGCGGATCCTTCTGGATACGGAGCCTATCATCAATTTTCGGGAAACAAATCAGGAATATTTTTTAGTAAACTTCGATTCTTCCGCCCTGATTGCCATGAAAGAGCCTGTAGAAATACTTCCCTTTGACAGTTGGGACGCATCCTCCTTCAGTTCCGCCTATGGGGTACGCAGTTATGCCAGCGACGTCTTCCCCTTTGAAATGGCGGATTCTGTGGCGGGAACCTTTTCCGCTCAAGGCAAGTTTATCCCGGCGGATGGCAAAACCCTGCCTGAACTCCTGGGCCTAAGCCCGGAGGAGTACGCCTGGTACACCGAATACGGCGAAAACGGACCTATCGCCGCCCATGCCCGGGAACTCACCGAGGGGCTTGATTCCTATTGGGAAAAGGTGGAGCTCATCTATGAAACCCTGAAATACGGGGACTACCGGTATAGTCTCAAACCGGGGATAGCCCCGGACGGGGATCAACTGGGTTACTTCCTCTTTGATGCTAAGCGGGGCTACTGTTCCTACTACGCCTTTGCCATGACCCTGATGCTCCGCTCCCTGGGCATACCCGCCCGGGTGGCGGCTGGTTTTTACCTTGATCCCGAAACAAATACGTTTAATTACTACCCCGTCCGTTCCGATATGGCCCATGCCTGGGTAGAGGTACGCTTCCCCGGATATGGCTGGATTGAATACGACCCAACCTCGGTGACCCTGGCGGAGGATGAGGAATTCCGCTTTTCATCCGGGGTCCCCCAGGACCTGTTTGAACGGCTCATGCGGGAGATCCTGGAAAACCGCTCCCGGCTTTCTCCTAAGGAAGGGGCCGATGACAGCGCTTCATCCTCCGCCTTGGGCGCCCTGGGCCGGAATGTCCGCCATTTCCTTGGCCGCTACTGGATTCCCCTGGGAATACTCCTTGTCTGTCTCGTCTTTCTAAGCATACGCTCAGGTCTCCTCTGGCTTTCCTTCCTGACCGGGCAGAAATTCCCCCGGAAAAAGACGGGGCTCCTCTGGGCCCATACCCTGCGCAGGCTCCGTCTGGCAGGCTATAAACGGGATCCCCGAACCGGGGAAGCCGAATGGGCCCAGGGCTTGGAACAAGCCATCCCCGGGGTGTACGGTCTCTACCAGGGTGTAGCCGCCGCCCGGTATGCCCCAGACTACCGTCCGGAACAGTGGCTGCCCTTCGCAGACCTGTACCGGGCCTTTTCCGCCGAATATGCCAGGCGTATACCCCGTTCCCGGCGCATCCTAGCCTGGCTCTGCCCACCCCTGGCCCTAATAAAAAGGAAAAAAGGTGACAGTCACCTTTTTGGGCTGCTTGTCATATTGTTGATTGCCTTAAGTGGCGATGGGGTCCAGGCCCAGTTTATTGACGGAGAAGGGAGCCCTGCAAGCGTCCTGTATGGGAAAGCTATGGATGCCGAACAGGCGGAATTCTGGGAGCGGGCTATCGAGCTTTACTCACAGGGGATGGAACTTTACCCGAATGACTTCCGTTTCCCCTGGTCCCTGGGCCGGCTTTATGATAGCCGCAGCCTCTACGGCCTGGCCTGGGACGTATACCGGAAGGCGGAAGCCATAGACCCCAAGGACAGGGAACTGCTTTACCAGATGGCCCAGACTACAGGATACCTGAATGAAACCGTAGCAGCAGTGGAATACCTGGAACGGCTTTTGGCCCTGTACCCGGATCAACAGGAGGCCATCGGCAACCTAGCCTGGAATTACTATAAGCTTCACCGACTGAATGAAGGGGAGCGGCTTCTCATAGACGCCCAGGAACGGCTGGGCCACAGCCCGGATTTTGCCATGACCCTGGGAACCATTTATTCAGAAATGTTCTATTATGAGGATGCTAAAAAGTGGTACCTGGAAGCCATAGCCGGGGGCGAACGGGCAGGGGACATGCGCTTCGCCTCGGTGGCCCACTACAACCTCTCCCTCCTGGAAGCCCGGTTCTACCATTTTACCGAGGCCCTTGACCGGACCAACGCTTCCCTGGCAGCCCAGAACCGTTCATCGGGGTGGCTTTCCCGAGGCGAACTCTACCTTCACCGGCTGGACTTCCCCCGAACCTTCGCTGATTATCAGGAAGCCTACGAAAGCGACAACTCCCCCCTGTCCAAGATCAACATGGCCCAGGCTTTTCAAATTGCCGGCCGCCTGGAGGAAGCCCGGCTTTACGCAGAAGATTGTTTAGGCAGCCGGGATTTATCGTGGATGATAAACTACGGCATCGATCCGGTCCGGTATAAACGGGATATCCATCAGATACTCTGGTATACCTACGAGGGTCTTGGAAAAACCGAAACCCTGACCCCCTGGACCGGCATCCGGAATCGCTTCAACCATCTGGCCCGGGCCGGCTACTACCGCTTCCAATCCGCGGTCCATCGTCACCTGTTCCGGAAGTACAGCCTCCTTGCGGCAGACGCCTATCGGGCGGATCCCCAGGCCCCGGGTGAATTGCGCCAGGACGCCCTGATCCAGTACTACAACGCCTTTGAAGCCTATCCCCGCCGGGCCCAGGCCTACCTTGTCCTGGCCCGGGACGCCGAAGTCGCCCAAATACCCCAGGCGGCCTATTCCTACGATGAGGAATTAGGGGCCCTCCTGAAAAACCGGGACCTGCTCCGCCAGTCCATCGACAATTTCGACCCCATCTGGGAACGGGACATGATAGCCGACACCTACGCCGATTTAGCTAAACTTTCCACCGGCCTCTCCCGCCGGACGGAACTGCGGGACACCACCGAACGGCTCTATGCCCTCAACCGGGGCGCTATCCGCCAAAATGGCTTAAAGCTTCCGGTAGAACTGACCCTGGACGCTTCGCCCGATTCTGCCGCAGATACCCGCCGCCTGGACCGCGCCCTCCGCAAGATCCTCCCCAAGGCTGGCCTGGAGCCGGTTAAGCCAAGCGACGAAGCCATCCCTCCCCGTTTCATCCTAAAGCTCACCACCACCGAGGCCGCAGAAATTCACTGCGAACTCTACGATGGTGGCCGGGGAACAAAGGTCTGGCAGCGCTCCATCCCCCTACCCAGCCTGTCCAGGAAGGACCTGGCGGAATTTGCCCGCACCCTGGCGGGAACGGCTTTTTCGGTAAGATGA
- a CDS encoding DUF58 domain-containing protein, which translates to MRESTGSRPSDLGASLFGLTVLALAVGALRKELALTLVGAVFLGALIYFLVAAFILGGLYRKRVRLLSARILNRSIPAGGTGELTLNRDKAGSRRFFRLPGILIRYELRLGTRDGREIHHLFDPDLKGEYSSFPVPERGAYYGPLDRLFIGDILGFFTLYLPIPQEKEVRLLALPGAASEPIPVYIHSGGDSQRQNVHYQRTDNLIDHRPYMPGDDPRRINWKLYGHAPSSELFVREGEPEPPPHSRLTILIDTLADPALYDPAAGRRGVDLLCENALAIVLEYQLRGMEISLGYTGSIMIEGQGPELAEALAYPAASGGNSADLPVPPADRGLLILALPRTEADAGALDRFLKERGRAGQGLDLAFLHEENLEEAAEACVQAYNRRGGIHARQIRL; encoded by the coding sequence TTGCGCGAATCGACAGGATCAAGACCCTCTGACCTGGGGGCCTCCCTGTTCGGTCTGACCGTTCTGGCCCTTGCAGTGGGAGCCCTGCGGAAGGAACTCGCCCTGACTTTGGTGGGCGCCGTATTTCTTGGGGCCCTGATCTATTTCCTCGTCGCCGCCTTCATTCTGGGGGGGCTATACCGGAAGCGGGTCCGGCTCCTTTCAGCCCGCATACTGAACCGCAGTATCCCCGCTGGTGGAACCGGGGAATTGACCCTCAACCGGGATAAAGCCGGGAGCCGCCGGTTTTTTCGCCTGCCAGGCATACTCATACGCTACGAACTGCGGCTCGGAACCCGTGACGGCCGGGAGATTCACCACCTTTTTGATCCGGATCTGAAGGGTGAATACTCCTCTTTCCCGGTCCCTGAACGGGGAGCCTATTATGGCCCTTTAGATCGGCTATTTATAGGAGATATTCTGGGGTTTTTTACCCTGTACCTTCCCATCCCCCAGGAAAAGGAAGTGCGGCTTTTGGCCCTCCCCGGAGCGGCGTCTGAGCCCATACCGGTATATATCCACTCCGGCGGGGACTCCCAGCGCCAGAATGTCCACTATCAGCGCACAGACAACCTTATCGACCACCGGCCCTATATGCCTGGGGACGATCCCCGGCGGATCAACTGGAAGCTCTACGGCCATGCCCCCTCCAGCGAGCTCTTTGTCCGGGAAGGGGAGCCGGAGCCGCCCCCCCATTCCAGGCTGACCATACTGATAGATACCCTGGCGGACCCGGCCCTCTACGATCCCGCTGCAGGCCGGCGGGGTGTGGATCTGCTCTGTGAGAACGCCCTGGCGATTGTCCTGGAATATCAGCTCCGGGGCATGGAAATCTCCCTGGGCTATACCGGCAGCATTATGATTGAAGGGCAAGGTCCGGAACTGGCGGAAGCGCTGGCCTATCCGGCAGCCTCCGGAGGAAACTCCGCGGACTTGCCGGTTCCGCCGGCAGACCGGGGGCTGCTGATTCTGGCCTTGCCCCGGACTGAGGCTGATGCCGGCGCCCTAGACCGTTTTCTGAAGGAGCGCGGCAGGGCAGGGCAGGGCTTGGACTTGGCGTTCCTTCATGAGGAAAACTTGGAGGAGGCCGCCGAAGCCTGTGTGCAGGCCTATAACCGGAGGGGGGGGATCCATGCCCGGCAAATCCGGCTCTAA
- a CDS encoding AAA family ATPase → MKPEQAAEALIAGAGRIIRGKGSFLELLTAAILAKGHVLIEDYPGLGKTTVAKTVAKLIAGADGKPLLFKRIQFTPDLLPYDITGVDVFDPESRSFRFVPGPVLANIVLADEINRTTPKVQSALLEVMAERQVTIGASTHYPPLPFFVIATQNPIESEGTFPLPAAQLDRFMMRLSLGYPDRDAELSILEDNPSEHALNDLEPALTMEDFLAAQQAAEAVFCHRSLKEAIADTVRDTRTHRGFLLGASPRAALHLLEAVKALALVRGRDFVIDEDLVALGAPVLAHRLKLRDPRIGNGEKLIREICLARIDRIKTL, encoded by the coding sequence ATGAAACCTGAACAAGCGGCGGAAGCCCTGATTGCCGGGGCTGGGCGGATTATCCGGGGGAAAGGCTCCTTTCTGGAACTGCTCACTGCGGCGATCCTCGCCAAAGGACATGTATTAATAGAAGATTATCCTGGTTTGGGCAAAACTACGGTGGCAAAAACCGTGGCAAAGCTCATCGCCGGTGCAGACGGCAAGCCGCTGCTGTTTAAGCGTATCCAGTTTACCCCGGATCTGCTTCCCTATGATATTACCGGGGTGGACGTGTTTGACCCTGAAAGCCGCTCCTTCCGCTTTGTCCCCGGGCCGGTGCTGGCTAATATCGTGCTGGCCGATGAAATCAACCGGACCACTCCCAAAGTACAGTCCGCCCTGCTGGAAGTAATGGCGGAACGGCAGGTAACTATCGGCGCCTCCACCCACTACCCGCCGCTGCCCTTTTTTGTCATAGCCACCCAGAACCCCATTGAAAGCGAGGGGACTTTTCCCCTGCCTGCCGCCCAGCTGGACCGGTTCATGATGCGCCTCTCCCTGGGTTACCCTGACCGGGATGCGGAACTGTCAATCTTGGAGGACAACCCTTCTGAACACGCTCTCAATGATCTTGAACCTGCGCTCACTATGGAAGATTTCTTGGCAGCTCAACAGGCGGCGGAAGCGGTTTTCTGTCACCGTTCCCTGAAGGAGGCCATCGCCGACACGGTCCGGGATACCCGCACCCACCGGGGCTTCCTCCTGGGGGCCTCACCCCGGGCGGCCCTTCACCTGCTGGAAGCGGTAAAAGCTTTAGCATTGGTCCGGGGCCGGGACTTTGTTATTGACGAAGACTTGGTGGCCCTGGGGGCGCCGGTACTGGCCCACCGGCTGAAACTCCGGGACCCCCGGATCGGAAACGGGGAAAAGCTTATTCGGGAGATCTGCCTTGCGCGAATCGACAGGATCAAGACCCTCTGA
- a CDS encoding septal ring lytic transglycosylase RlpA family protein: MKRIFTVLLLGMMITGFCAAQAQIRNFRQRGSATGTLDSDGLTAAHPSLPIGTTIKLTNTETNQEVTATVTGRIQTSVDRIVDLSRAAADAIGIPADGSIPILLERVTVVAAPPPPPEPEPVVIVEAEPEPEPEPPAIVAAPPPPPPPPPPPPPRPVVKPPARIIPRMPEPGSTAIFRVQAGSYRLPLHAKEAFDRLVAAGFHPYFERFEDYIRVVIPGVPAAYIPWIAQRLGNLDVTEAWIRPESY, from the coding sequence ATGAAACGGATTTTTACGGTACTTTTGCTGGGTATGATGATCACAGGATTCTGTGCTGCACAAGCCCAAATCCGGAATTTCAGGCAGCGGGGATCTGCAACAGGAACTCTGGATTCAGATGGGCTTACCGCAGCCCACCCTAGCTTGCCCATCGGTACCACTATAAAGCTAACCAATACCGAAACCAATCAGGAAGTCACCGCCACTGTTACAGGGCGTATACAAACATCGGTGGACCGCATAGTGGATCTGTCCCGTGCGGCGGCCGATGCAATTGGCATACCTGCGGATGGTTCAATCCCGATCCTTCTGGAAAGAGTGACCGTTGTGGCTGCACCGCCTCCGCCGCCTGAGCCGGAACCGGTGGTGATTGTTGAGGCCGAGCCTGAGCCGGAACCAGAGCCTCCGGCAATCGTGGCAGCGCCGCCGCCGCCCCCTCCGCCTCCCCCACCGCCGCCACCCAGACCGGTGGTCAAGCCTCCCGCCAGGATCATACCCCGTATGCCTGAGCCAGGCAGCACCGCCATATTCCGCGTGCAGGCAGGGTCCTACCGGCTGCCCTTACATGCCAAAGAGGCCTTTGATCGCCTGGTAGCGGCGGGCTTCCACCCCTACTTTGAACGGTTTGAGGACTATATCCGGGTGGTAATTCCCGGCGTGCCTGCGGCCTATATACCCTGGATAGCCCAGCGTTTAGGCAACCTGGATGTTACGGAAGCCTGGATTAGGCCTGAGAGTTATTAA